In Hamadaea flava, a genomic segment contains:
- a CDS encoding branched-chain amino acid aminotransferase, with protein MGDQFEIHPNPHPVARAEREALLANPGFGRVFTDHMVTIKYAEGKGWYDARVEARGPLPLDPATAVLHYAQEIFEGLKAYQLADGGVSLFRADANAARFVDSAQRMAMAPLPPELFLGAIRELVTIDRDWIPGTEEASLYLRPFQIASEVFLGVRPAKEYIFCVIASPVGAYFTGGVKPVSLWVSSEYTRAAPGGTGAAKCGGNYAASLAPMVEAAEKGCDQVVFLDAVERKYVDELGGMNVFLVLDDGTLVTPPLTGTILPGITRDSLMTLARADGRAIEERPISMDEWREGALSGRVVESFACGTAAVVTPIGTIRSEAGDFTIADGGTGPVTDSLRKRILDIQWGRAADPYGWTSRLL; from the coding sequence ATGGGAGACCAGTTCGAGATCCACCCCAACCCCCACCCGGTCGCGCGGGCGGAGCGCGAGGCGCTCCTGGCCAACCCCGGTTTCGGCCGGGTATTCACGGACCACATGGTGACCATCAAGTACGCGGAGGGCAAGGGCTGGTACGACGCGCGTGTCGAGGCGCGTGGACCCCTCCCGCTCGATCCCGCGACGGCGGTGCTCCATTACGCGCAGGAGATCTTCGAGGGGCTGAAGGCATATCAGCTCGCCGACGGCGGGGTGAGCCTGTTCCGGGCGGACGCCAACGCCGCGCGCTTCGTCGACTCGGCCCAGCGGATGGCGATGGCGCCGTTGCCGCCGGAGCTGTTCCTCGGCGCGATCCGCGAGCTCGTCACGATCGACCGCGACTGGATCCCGGGCACCGAGGAGGCCAGCCTCTACCTGCGGCCGTTCCAGATCGCCAGCGAGGTGTTCCTCGGCGTGCGGCCGGCCAAGGAGTACATCTTCTGCGTGATCGCCTCGCCGGTCGGCGCGTACTTCACCGGTGGCGTCAAGCCGGTCTCGCTGTGGGTCTCCAGTGAGTACACCCGCGCCGCGCCCGGCGGCACCGGCGCGGCCAAGTGCGGCGGCAACTACGCGGCCTCGCTCGCGCCGATGGTCGAGGCCGCCGAGAAGGGCTGCGACCAGGTCGTCTTCCTGGACGCGGTGGAGCGCAAGTACGTGGACGAGCTGGGCGGCATGAACGTCTTCCTGGTCCTCGACGACGGCACGCTCGTGACGCCGCCGCTGACCGGCACCATCCTGCCGGGCATCACGCGTGACTCGCTCATGACGCTGGCCCGGGCCGACGGCCGCGCCATCGAGGAGCGGCCGATCAGCATGGACGAGTGGCGCGAGGGCGCGCTCAGCGGCCGGGTGGTCGAGTCGTTCGCCTGCGGCACGGCCGCGGTGGTCACGCCGATCGGGACCATCCGGTCCGAGGCGGGGGACTTCACCATCGCCGACGGCGGCACCGGCCCGGTCACCGACTCGCTGCGCAAGCGCATCCTGGACATCCAGTGGGGCCGGGCTGCGGACCCCTATGGCTGGACGTCTCGCCTCCTCTGA